Proteins from a genomic interval of Quercus lobata isolate SW786 chromosome 11, ValleyOak3.0 Primary Assembly, whole genome shotgun sequence:
- the LOC115967779 gene encoding basic blue protein-like: MAQGIGNAIVVSVLLLGLLHCENVWAATYTVGDAGGWTFNVVGWPNGKTFKTGDVLVFNYNPTEHNVVAVDKQGYDTCTVSEGSKTYQTGSDKITLVNGQNYFICGFPGHCGANLKMVVNAL; this comes from the exons ATGGCCCAGGGAATAGGTAATGCAATTGTTGTCTCAGTTCTGCTATTGGGTTTGCTCCACTGTGAAAACGTTTGGGCAGCAACCTATACTGTTGGAGATGCTGGAGGTTGGACCTTCAACGTTGTGGGTTGGCCTAATGGAAAGACCTTTAAGACTGGTGATGTACTTG TGTTCAACTACAACCCAACAGAGCACAATGTGGTTGCTGTAGACAAACAAGGTTACGATACATGCACGGTATCAGAAGGTTCAAAAACATATCAAACTGGAAGCGATAAAATCACGCTTGTGAATGGACAAAACTATTTCATTTGTGGTTTTCCGGGGCATTGCGGGGCCAACCTGAAAATGGTTGTCAACGCATTGTAA
- the LOC115967299 gene encoding basic blue protein-like, whose translation MVMSQGRGNAIAVLVLLMGMLFHYGNVWAATYTVGDAGGWAFNVVGWPNGKTFRAGDVLVFNYNPTSHNVVGVGKHGYDTCTAAGQKFQTGRDKIKLVKGFNYFICGFPGHCASNMKIAVNAM comes from the exons atGGTGATGTCTCAGGGAAGAGGTAATGCAATTGCTGTCTTAGTTCTACTAATGGGTATGCTCTTTCACTATGGTAATGTTTGGGCAGCAACCTATACTGTTGGAGATGCTGGTGGATGGGCCTTCAATGTTGTGGGTTGGCCTAATGGAAAGACCTTTAGGGCTGGTGATGTACTCG TGTTCAACTACAACCCAACATCGCATAATGTGGTTGGTGTAGGCAAACATGGTTACGATACATGCACGGCAGCAggacaaaaatttcaaactggAAGAGATAAAATCAAGCTTGTGAAAGGatttaactattttatttgCGGCTTTCCTGGGCATTGTGCAAGTAACATGAAAATAGCTGTTAACGCAATGTAA